In one Rutidosis leptorrhynchoides isolate AG116_Rl617_1_P2 chromosome 8, CSIRO_AGI_Rlap_v1, whole genome shotgun sequence genomic region, the following are encoded:
- the LOC139862970 gene encoding probable small nuclear ribonucleoprotein F, with the protein MATVPVNPKPFLNNLTGKSVIVKLKWGMEYKGFLVSVDSYMNLQLANSEEYIDGQFTGSLGEILIRCNNVLYIRGVPEDEVIEDADRD; encoded by the exons ATGGCC ACTGTACCCGTAAACCCGAAGCCTTTCTTGAACAACTTGACTGGGAAGTCTGTAATTGTCAAACTCAAGTGGGGAATGGAGTACAAAGGTTTCCTCGTCTCTGTTGATTCATACATGAACTTGCAG TTGGCAAACTCTGAAGAATACATTGATGGGCAGTTTACTGGAAGCCTTGGAGAAATTCTAATTAG GTGTAACAATGTTCTCTATATACGGGGTGTGCCAGAGGATGAAGTAATTGAGGATGCTGATCGTGATTAG
- the LOC139863361 gene encoding uncharacterized protein: MDDEEFEESDIMFVEVEVSNKHDNVFERHQHNILKRKRKRKKRSSVPISIPKNKSKLFAYDESTCEYDLFEADYESEERTIAPKVMWSRRGRESAAYSLGTECGSTLKIRDFIFKITGIYDT, from the coding sequence ATGGATGACGAAGAATTTGAAGAATCCGATATCATGTTCGTGGAAGTTGAAGTGTCGAACAAACACGATAATGTTTTTGAGAGACATCAACATAACATATTAAAGCGaaaaaggaagagaaaaaagaGATCATCGGTTCCAATTAGCATTCCTAAAAATAAATCAAAATTGTTTGCTTATGACGAATCGACGTGTGAGTATGACTTATTTGAAGCCGATTATGAAAGTGAAGAGAGAACGATCGCGCCTAAAGTTATGTGGAGTCGAAGAGGTCGTGAAAGTGCAGCTTATTCCTTGGGCACAGAATGTGGAAGTACCTTGAAGATAAGAGATTTTATCTTTAAGATTACGGGAATATATGATACTTAA
- the LOC139863360 gene encoding uncharacterized protein, with the protein MCNQVSSYSFATYGVTSVSWAHANGIFKISGALISQHFVWRAIKRCLPTLTELDKRGIDLHCIRCPLCDDGLESIEHTLVFCKHAFDLWSRVYSWWGLGHVSNLSMSEILRGNISASSSSLGKKIWQAVEWVCAYLIWKNRNNKNFHGKCWNTSVAFNEVQIKSYEWISHRLKKKKIEWLSWINDPSVYLKLA; encoded by the exons ATGTGTAATCAGGTGTCGTCTTATTCGTTTGCTACTTATGGTGTCACTTCGGTCTCGTGGGCACATGCTAATGGTATCTTCAAG ATAAGCGGGGCATTGATTTCCCAACATTTTGTTTGGAGAGCAATCAAAAGATGTCTCCCAACATTGACCGAGCTAGATAAGCGGGGCATTGATTTACATTGTATTAGATGCCCATTATGTGATGATGGTCTCGAATCCATAGAACATACGTTGGTGTTTTGCAAACATGCTTTTGATCTTTGGAGTCGAGTGTATTCATGGTGGGGTTTAGGTCATGTTTCTAATCTTAGCATGTCCGAGATTCTCCGTGGAAATATCTCGGCTTCAAGTTCGAGCTTGGGTAAAAAAATTTGGCAAGCGGTTGAGTGGGTTTGTGCATATTTGATTTGGAAGAATAGAAACAATAAAAATTTTCATGGGAAGTGTTGGAATACCTCGGTGGCTTTCAATGAAGTGCAAATCAAATCATATGAGTGGATCTCTCACCGCCTTAAAAAGAAGAAAATCGAGTGGTTATCGTGGATTAATGATCCAAGCGTTTATTTGAAGTTAGCATAA